A window of the Nisaea acidiphila genome harbors these coding sequences:
- a CDS encoding CDP-alcohol phosphatidyltransferase family protein, with translation MIKGRRRRLPVISISKLIPNMITVMALCAGLSGVRFALNEQWTLAVGAIAVAAILDTLDGSMARLLKGQSKFGAELDSLGDFISFGVSPALILFLWSTQDLKSFGWMAALFFSTCMALRLARFNTKTDDPTLPPFTYRFFTGVPAPAAAGLGLLPLILSFEVDLGFLHQPHFLAGWQVVVGLLMVSQIPTYSFKGARVPQKLALPLLIVMGLCVAWLVSAPWQFFSALLFSYLVSLPFSYRSYLRLQRTVEVEEEGDGEPEDGTSDADGNVTPFGKAKGEN, from the coding sequence ATGATCAAGGGCAGACGGCGCCGGCTACCGGTGATCTCGATCAGCAAGCTGATCCCGAACATGATCACGGTCATGGCGCTCTGCGCCGGCCTATCGGGCGTGCGCTTCGCACTGAACGAGCAGTGGACGCTGGCGGTCGGTGCCATCGCGGTCGCCGCCATTCTCGACACCCTGGACGGCAGCATGGCGCGTCTGCTGAAAGGGCAGAGCAAGTTCGGCGCCGAGCTCGACTCGCTCGGCGATTTCATCAGCTTCGGCGTCTCTCCGGCGCTGATCCTCTTTCTCTGGTCGACCCAGGACCTGAAGAGCTTCGGTTGGATGGCCGCGCTCTTCTTCTCCACCTGCATGGCTCTGCGTCTCGCCCGGTTCAACACAAAGACCGACGATCCGACCCTGCCGCCCTTCACCTACCGTTTCTTTACCGGCGTGCCCGCGCCGGCCGCTGCCGGGCTCGGCCTGCTGCCGCTGATCCTCAGCTTCGAGGTCGATCTCGGCTTCCTGCACCAGCCGCATTTCCTCGCCGGCTGGCAGGTCGTGGTCGGCCTGCTGATGGTCTCGCAGATCCCGACCTACAGCTTCAAGGGCGCCCGGGTGCCGCAGAAGCTCGCCCTGCCGCTTCTGATCGTCATGGGCCTCTGCGTCGCCTGGCTGGTCAGCGCGCCCTGGCAGTTCTTCTCGGCGCTGCTGTTCTCCTATCTGGTGTCGCTGCCCTTCAGCTACCGGTCCTACCTGCGGCTGCAGCGGACGGTGGAAGTGGAAGAAGAGGGTGATGGCGAGCCGGAAGACGGCACGTCCGATGCTGACGGTAATGTCACGCCGTTCGGCAAGGCCAAGGGCGAAAACTGA
- a CDS encoding LysM peptidoglycan-binding domain-containing protein, which produces MLTKPYLIGAAGALVLAVAGGLLYVTSEEDVLPVPAETATVPAETPAPAPSKTVEAPAPAAASTAPEPKAASEGGSDKPDLSQPSFDVVRVDPEGNTVIAGKALPNATVRIMDGDRQIGEVQADDKGDWVFLPEEKLPSGSSVLTLETPSESGEAPKKSGNAVVVVIPEKGKDIAGQQSQAPQKPLAMVVPREEAPSAPTKVLQVPKVASAAPPSEAPKAQSFPETPAVDASTAESGVSLDVIDYDDKGEVVFSGKTEPDTEVQVYVDNKLVARATSDAAGNWSAKPETRIEAGTHQVRVDKISNGGKVLARIELPFVRAVPFTGLPEDSVVIIQPGNNLWRIASRVYGSGFRYTEIYQANSDQIRDPDLIYPGQVFGLPAVN; this is translated from the coding sequence ATGTTGACGAAGCCGTACCTCATTGGCGCCGCCGGAGCCCTGGTGCTCGCAGTGGCGGGCGGGTTGCTCTACGTGACGTCCGAGGAGGACGTGCTGCCGGTCCCCGCCGAAACCGCGACGGTACCTGCGGAAACTCCTGCGCCCGCGCCGTCGAAGACCGTCGAGGCGCCGGCACCCGCGGCGGCGAGCACCGCGCCGGAGCCGAAAGCGGCGTCGGAAGGCGGCAGTGACAAGCCGGACCTCTCGCAGCCGAGCTTCGATGTGGTCCGTGTCGACCCCGAGGGCAACACGGTGATCGCCGGAAAGGCTCTGCCGAACGCAACCGTCCGGATCATGGACGGCGATCGGCAGATCGGAGAGGTGCAGGCGGATGACAAGGGCGACTGGGTCTTCCTGCCGGAAGAGAAACTTCCGTCCGGGAGCAGCGTTCTGACGCTGGAGACGCCGTCCGAGAGCGGCGAGGCGCCGAAGAAGTCCGGCAACGCGGTCGTCGTGGTCATTCCTGAGAAGGGCAAGGACATCGCAGGGCAACAGAGCCAGGCGCCGCAGAAGCCACTGGCCATGGTTGTGCCGCGCGAGGAAGCGCCGAGCGCACCGACAAAAGTCCTTCAGGTGCCGAAGGTTGCCAGCGCCGCACCGCCGTCGGAAGCTCCGAAGGCGCAGTCCTTTCCGGAGACACCGGCAGTGGACGCGTCCACTGCCGAAAGCGGTGTCTCGCTGGACGTGATCGACTATGACGACAAGGGCGAAGTCGTTTTCAGCGGCAAGACCGAGCCAGACACAGAAGTTCAAGTCTATGTCGACAACAAACTGGTCGCGCGGGCGACGTCGGACGCTGCGGGCAACTGGTCGGCCAAGCCGGAAACTAGGATCGAAGCGGGGACGCACCAGGTGCGGGTGGACAAGATCTCCAATGGCGGCAAGGTGCTGGCCCGGATCGAGCTGCCTTTCGTGCGCGCCGTCCCCTTCACGGGATTGCCGGAAGACTCGGTTGTCATTATACAGCCCGGCAACAATCTCTGGCGGATTGCCAGCCGGGTCTACGGTTCCGGCTTCCGCTATACGGAGATCTACCAGGCGAACAGCGATCAGATCCGCGATCCGGATCTGATCTATCCGGGGCAGGTCTTCGGGCTTCCGGCCGTCAATTGA
- a CDS encoding DUF3604 domain-containing protein translates to MTEQTKNTGTQDRPWEDMNSGVILAPIADSDLGSAAITPRGNFEAGSYASFTLVYTAGTFGIDDSGSLRVCFRFASDQGNPQFDDPKGANYCTVEASNGAVLQVRWDPKANVRPWDRTLWIKVVKGFLEKGDTITIRFGVTDHGGPGMRLQTFCEKSFEFRVLVDPIATFNFQTLPVQPEIAIVPGKPESYSAALPTLRRPGERFDLKIKGNDKWGNPSDKCSGTFHLEAEGAIEGLPATVEMTEGCFTTTVADLCATAPGRVSVAVKNAEGEVVARTNPLIVEQTELVHYWADMHGQSEETIGTGSARDYFAFARDKAWVDACGHQGNDFQITDEFWGELNRITAEFDEPGRFVAMPGYEWSGNTALGGDRNVFFPSEGRTIRRSSHALIEDRSTAHTDCTTAGKLFEAFHEHGEHDVVCYAHCGGRYADIAVAHDGRFEKSVEVHSSWGTFEWLLEDAFRLGYRVGVVCNSDGHKGRPGASYPGAGKFGAIGGLTCFNTEELSRAALLDCMRKRRHYGTTGGDGGRMVIRLGARFEGEGALYHDDPLIMDSTPNLTHEASMGDIVHLPQGGMELSVSVDTNSPILRVDIFNGLDLVETVRPYAENDLGSRIRLHWEGAEYRGRFREVIWDGTARLTGNAVERAVPVNFLNRDKTLDHVSGTELAWKALTTGNFGGADIHLAERDAGSLAVETPLVSTEVEIARIGCEDMVFDASGELPRFLKLTRLPDTNPHTSFSFSRKIGLKPEGDNPIFIRVEQEDGTRAWTSPIYVYR, encoded by the coding sequence ATGACTGAGCAGACAAAAAACACCGGAACCCAGGACCGCCCGTGGGAGGACATGAACAGCGGCGTGATCCTCGCGCCGATCGCCGACAGCGATCTCGGCAGTGCCGCGATCACGCCGCGCGGAAACTTCGAGGCCGGTTCCTACGCCTCCTTCACGCTCGTCTATACCGCAGGCACCTTCGGCATCGACGATTCCGGCAGCTTGCGCGTCTGCTTCCGTTTCGCCTCCGACCAGGGCAATCCGCAATTCGACGATCCGAAAGGCGCGAATTACTGCACAGTCGAGGCTTCCAACGGCGCGGTGCTGCAGGTGCGCTGGGATCCGAAGGCGAATGTCCGGCCCTGGGACCGCACGCTCTGGATCAAGGTGGTGAAGGGGTTCCTGGAGAAAGGCGACACCATCACCATCCGCTTCGGCGTCACCGACCATGGCGGGCCGGGAATGCGGCTGCAGACCTTCTGCGAGAAAAGTTTCGAGTTCCGTGTGCTGGTGGACCCGATCGCGACCTTCAATTTCCAGACCCTTCCGGTGCAGCCGGAGATCGCGATCGTGCCCGGCAAGCCGGAAAGCTACTCCGCCGCCCTGCCGACCCTGCGCCGCCCGGGCGAGCGCTTCGATCTGAAGATCAAAGGCAACGACAAATGGGGCAATCCGTCGGACAAATGTTCCGGGACGTTCCATCTTGAAGCCGAGGGCGCCATAGAAGGGCTGCCGGCAACGGTCGAGATGACTGAAGGCTGCTTCACCACCACGGTCGCGGATCTTTGCGCGACCGCGCCCGGCCGGGTCTCCGTCGCTGTGAAAAACGCGGAAGGCGAGGTGGTCGCCCGCACGAATCCGCTGATCGTCGAGCAGACCGAGCTCGTGCATTACTGGGCCGACATGCATGGCCAGTCGGAGGAGACCATCGGCACCGGCAGCGCGCGGGACTATTTCGCCTTTGCGCGCGACAAGGCCTGGGTCGATGCCTGTGGCCATCAGGGCAACGATTTCCAGATCACCGACGAGTTCTGGGGGGAGCTGAACCGCATCACGGCCGAGTTCGACGAGCCGGGCCGCTTCGTCGCCATGCCGGGCTATGAATGGTCCGGCAACACCGCGCTCGGCGGCGACCGTAACGTCTTCTTTCCGAGCGAGGGACGGACCATCCGCCGGTCGTCACATGCGCTGATAGAGGATCGCAGCACCGCCCATACAGACTGTACGACGGCCGGAAAACTGTTCGAGGCGTTCCACGAACACGGGGAGCATGACGTCGTCTGCTACGCCCATTGCGGCGGCCGCTATGCCGACATCGCGGTTGCCCATGACGGCCGGTTCGAGAAGTCGGTCGAGGTGCATTCCTCCTGGGGCACCTTCGAGTGGCTGCTGGAGGATGCCTTTAGGCTCGGCTACCGGGTAGGCGTGGTCTGCAATTCCGACGGCCACAAGGGGCGGCCGGGGGCGAGTTATCCCGGCGCGGGCAAGTTCGGCGCGATCGGCGGGCTCACCTGCTTCAACACGGAAGAACTCAGCCGCGCGGCACTGCTCGACTGTATGCGCAAGCGCCGGCATTACGGGACCACGGGTGGCGACGGCGGACGCATGGTGATCCGGCTCGGCGCGCGTTTTGAAGGGGAGGGCGCACTATATCACGACGACCCGCTCATTATGGACAGTACGCCAAACCTCACCCACGAGGCGTCGATGGGCGATATCGTTCATCTGCCCCAGGGCGGAATGGAGCTCTCCGTCTCGGTCGACACAAACTCGCCGATCCTCCGGGTCGATATCTTCAACGGGCTCGATCTGGTCGAGACGGTGCGGCCCTACGCCGAGAACGATCTCGGATCCCGCATTCGGTTGCATTGGGAGGGCGCGGAATATCGCGGCCGTTTCCGCGAGGTGATCTGGGACGGGACGGCGCGGCTCACCGGAAATGCGGTTGAGCGCGCGGTGCCGGTCAATTTCCTCAACCGGGACAAGACACTCGATCATGTAAGCGGAACCGAACTGGCCTGGAAGGCTCTGACCACGGGCAATTTCGGAGGTGCGGATATTCACCTCGCGGAACGGGACGCAGGCAGTCTCGCCGTGGAGACGCCGCTCGTTTCAACCGAGGTGGAGATCGCGCGGATCGGCTGCGAGGACATGGTCTTCGACGCGTCCGGCGAGCTGCCGCGTTTCCTGAAACTTACGCGGCTTCCGGACACGAACCCGCACACGTCCTTCTCCTTCAGCCGGAAAATCGGGCTGAAACCGGAAGGCGACAACCCGATCTTCATCCGGGTCGAGCAGGAGGACGGCACGCGCGCCTGGACCAGCCCGATCTATGTATACCGCTGA
- a CDS encoding DUF6614 family protein, with protein sequence MDFYHIYCDLKPGVKDMDFAESVQRYFSYLKDQSLIEGSRITRRKLGLGPDDGTEFHMWLETRDLAQLDAAFNHVSSRSEPVESFHHAVNSKVQNVRFTLYRDFPDPERKRGEEKF encoded by the coding sequence ATGGATTTCTACCACATCTATTGCGACCTGAAGCCGGGTGTGAAGGACATGGACTTCGCCGAGTCCGTTCAGCGCTATTTCTCTTATCTGAAGGATCAGAGCCTGATCGAGGGCTCCCGCATCACCCGCCGCAAGCTCGGACTCGGTCCCGATGACGGCACCGAGTTCCATATGTGGCTGGAGACCCGCGACCTGGCCCAGCTCGACGCTGCCTTCAACCACGTCTCGAGCCGCAGCGAGCCGGTCGAGAGCTTCCATCACGCCGTGAACTCGAAGGTCCAGAACGTGCGCTTCACGCTCTACCGCGACTTCCCCGACCCGGAGCGCAAGCGCGGCGAGGAAAAGTTCTAG
- a CDS encoding LOG family protein: MSEKKSICVFCGSSGKVDETYRTAATRFGTLIGERGYNLVYGGGRVGLMGLTADAALAAGADVVGVIPKFLEDYEVGHQGLNELIITDNMHDRKRLMYEKSDAFVILPGGLGTMDETFEVVTWTQLGLSRKPVVVVNVNGFWDPLVALFDHMVATGFARPENRTILQVAESVEDVFPLLTGVAVTHGKVESKWV; the protein is encoded by the coding sequence ATGAGCGAGAAAAAATCCATCTGTGTCTTCTGCGGTTCCTCCGGCAAGGTCGACGAGACCTACCGCACCGCCGCAACGCGTTTCGGAACCCTGATCGGGGAGCGCGGCTACAACCTCGTCTATGGCGGGGGACGCGTCGGCCTCATGGGACTGACGGCGGACGCCGCACTGGCCGCCGGGGCCGACGTCGTGGGCGTGATCCCGAAATTCCTGGAGGACTACGAGGTCGGTCACCAGGGCCTGAACGAGCTGATCATTACGGACAACATGCATGACCGTAAAAGGCTCATGTACGAGAAGTCGGACGCCTTCGTGATCCTGCCCGGCGGCCTCGGCACCATGGACGAGACCTTCGAGGTGGTGACCTGGACCCAGCTCGGCCTGTCGCGCAAGCCCGTGGTCGTGGTGAATGTGAACGGCTTTTGGGACCCTCTGGTCGCGCTGTTCGACCACATGGTCGCGACCGGTTTCGCGCGGCCCGAGAACCGCACCATCCTGCAGGTCGCCGAGAGTGTCGAGGACGTCTTCCCGCTGCTGACCGGCGTCGCCGTGACCCACGGCAAGGTCGAATCCAAGTGGGTCTGA
- a CDS encoding spermidine synthase, protein MSAFFEELDYQPTPIGPVSLRRRRELRLDVDVFEIMLGDEHLMSSLFTASEVALARLGLAALDGDGLEVLVGGLGLGYTAEAVLEQDKVGSLLVVDYLQPVIDWHRTGLVPMGTALADDPRCRLVQEDFFAAAASESGFDPEAPGRTFDAILVDIDHSPDALLDARSESFYGAEGLAKLARHLKPGGIFGLWSDYEPDEAFTERLSGVFAKAWAEPVTFHNPLQDRPFTQTVYLARTTTA, encoded by the coding sequence ATGAGCGCATTCTTCGAGGAACTGGACTACCAGCCGACCCCGATCGGCCCCGTCAGCCTCCGGCGCCGCCGCGAGCTCCGGCTGGATGTCGACGTGTTCGAGATCATGCTCGGCGACGAGCACCTCATGTCGAGCCTGTTCACCGCCTCCGAGGTCGCCCTCGCCCGCCTCGGTCTCGCGGCGCTGGATGGTGACGGGCTTGAGGTTCTCGTCGGCGGCCTCGGGCTTGGCTACACCGCGGAGGCCGTACTGGAGCAAGACAAAGTCGGCTCACTTCTCGTCGTGGACTATCTGCAGCCGGTCATCGACTGGCACCGCACCGGCCTCGTGCCGATGGGCACGGCACTCGCGGACGATCCGCGCTGCCGCTTGGTGCAGGAAGATTTCTTTGCGGCCGCGGCCAGCGAGAGCGGCTTCGATCCCGAGGCTCCCGGCCGCACCTTCGATGCCATCCTGGTCGATATCGACCATTCTCCCGACGCCCTGCTCGACGCGCGCAGCGAAAGCTTTTACGGGGCCGAGGGCCTGGCGAAGCTGGCAAGGCACCTGAAACCCGGCGGTATCTTCGGCCTCTGGTCTGACTACGAGCCGGACGAGGCCTTCACAGAGCGGCTTTCAGGTGTGTTCGCAAAAGCCTGGGCCGAGCCGGTGACCTTCCACAACCCGCTGCAGGACCGGCCTTTTACGCAGACTGTCTATTTGGCGCGCACGACGACTGCCTGA
- a CDS encoding phosphatidylserine decarboxylase, translated as MLNQQDDGVLKGVLVPVAREGYPFIAAFAVLTLLLYAVWEPLGFVGIVLTLWCVYFFRNPDRVTPSREGLVITPADGVVQMIVDAPPPKQLEMGDEPMCRVSIFMNVFDCHVNRIPVDGQVAKLAYVPGKFVNAAFDKASEENERQLVSVEMKDGRKVAFVQIAGLVARRIICYLQEGQAVQAGERFGLIRFGSRVDVYLPQGVNPLVAVGQLAVAGETVIADLNASEAARKGEIR; from the coding sequence ATGTTGAATCAGCAGGACGACGGCGTTCTGAAGGGCGTTCTGGTCCCGGTCGCGCGCGAGGGATATCCCTTCATCGCCGCCTTCGCGGTCCTGACGCTGCTGCTCTATGCGGTCTGGGAGCCGCTCGGCTTCGTTGGTATCGTGCTGACGCTTTGGTGCGTTTATTTCTTCCGCAACCCGGACCGGGTGACGCCGAGCCGCGAAGGACTCGTGATCACCCCGGCGGATGGGGTGGTGCAGATGATCGTCGACGCGCCGCCGCCGAAGCAGCTTGAGATGGGCGACGAGCCGATGTGCCGCGTTTCCATCTTCATGAACGTGTTCGACTGTCACGTGAACCGGATTCCGGTGGACGGCCAGGTCGCCAAGCTCGCCTACGTGCCGGGCAAGTTCGTCAATGCCGCCTTCGACAAGGCGAGCGAGGAGAACGAGCGCCAGCTGGTCTCCGTCGAGATGAAGGACGGCCGCAAAGTCGCCTTCGTGCAGATCGCCGGTTTGGTGGCGCGCCGTATCATCTGTTACCTTCAGGAAGGTCAGGCGGTGCAGGCTGGCGAGCGGTTCGGCCTGATCCGCTTCGGCAGCCGGGTCGACGTCTATCTGCCGCAGGGCGTCAATCCGCTGGTCGCGGTCGGTCAGCTCGCGGTGGCGGGCGAGACAGTGATCGCCGACCTGAATGCGAGCGAAGCGGCACGCAAGGGCGAGATCCGCTGA
- a CDS encoding TRAP transporter small permease: MSFLSKVLDLSETVLAVACSAAFAAMFVLGIATVVFRFVIESSLAFPDELIRYLFVWMIFLGSAVAFRRNMHAAIGLVVSSLPTVLRRGALILSSLLSGVFFAMLFYYGVGLTVRVQEQISPALEISMSWVYGAIPAGMAFLIVYAAELILRLATAPADELLAEGL, encoded by the coding sequence ATGTCTTTTCTCAGCAAGGTTCTCGATCTCTCGGAAACCGTCCTGGCGGTGGCGTGCAGCGCCGCCTTCGCCGCGATGTTCGTGCTCGGCATCGCGACGGTGGTCTTCCGCTTCGTCATCGAAAGCTCGCTCGCCTTCCCGGACGAGCTCATCCGCTACCTTTTCGTCTGGATGATCTTTCTCGGCTCGGCGGTCGCCTTCCGGCGCAACATGCATGCGGCGATCGGACTGGTGGTCTCGAGCCTGCCCACAGTCCTGCGGCGCGGGGCCCTAATCCTCTCCTCGCTGCTCAGCGGCGTGTTCTTCGCGATGCTCTTCTATTACGGCGTCGGACTGACGGTCCGGGTTCAGGAACAGATCTCGCCCGCGCTGGAGATCTCGATGTCCTGGGTCTACGGCGCCATCCCGGCCGGAATGGCCTTCCTCATCGTCTATGCCGCGGAGCTGATCCTGCGCCTGGCCACCGCGCCGGCGGACGAACTGCTCGCGGAAGGGCTCTAG
- a CDS encoding TRAP transporter large permease encodes MITAAIFGSLFLFMLLRVPIAVALGLSSAVGLLLSDINLEIAAQRMLSTNNSFPLLAIPFFILAGEIMSTGGMSRRLVTFAGSLVGHLTGGLGAVAILGSSFFAALSGSNAATVAAIGGVMNAPMEEKGYRPQYTAATIAAAGVTGMIIPPSILLILYGVVTGVSIADLFLAGLLPGIVICISMLVLNWALVRREGIPRTEFQGVSEIWRSFREAFWPLLMPVIILSGIYGGVFTPTEAAIVAVLYGLIVGMAYRELTFADLLRAFRRAVISSAVVMFIMNCAGVFAWLITINQIPQSISAYLAETAGNPVFYLLLVNIFLLFVGCIMNAAAAIVIFTSILYPAAMSFGIDPVLFGIVMAVNLSIGTVTPPLGVDLFIASAVTKVSIERIVVMIWPYILVLIADLLLITYVPPISTFLVQIFR; translated from the coding sequence ATGATCACCGCCGCCATCTTCGGATCCCTCTTTCTCTTCATGTTGCTGCGCGTGCCGATCGCGGTCGCGCTCGGCCTTTCCAGCGCCGTCGGGCTGCTGCTGAGCGACATCAATCTGGAGATCGCGGCGCAGCGCATGCTCTCCACCAACAATTCCTTCCCTTTGCTCGCCATTCCCTTCTTCATCCTCGCCGGCGAGATCATGTCGACCGGCGGCATGTCGCGGCGGCTGGTCACTTTCGCGGGATCCCTCGTCGGGCATCTGACGGGCGGGCTCGGCGCGGTCGCGATCCTCGGCTCGAGTTTCTTCGCCGCGCTGTCCGGCTCCAACGCGGCCACGGTCGCGGCCATCGGCGGCGTGATGAACGCCCCGATGGAGGAGAAGGGGTACCGGCCGCAATATACAGCTGCCACCATCGCCGCCGCGGGCGTCACCGGCATGATTATCCCGCCGAGCATCCTGCTGATCCTCTATGGGGTGGTGACTGGCGTTTCGATCGCCGACCTTTTTCTCGCGGGTTTGCTTCCCGGCATCGTCATCTGCATCAGCATGCTGGTGCTCAACTGGGCGCTGGTCCGCCGCGAGGGGATTCCGCGGACCGAGTTCCAGGGTGTTTCGGAAATCTGGCGCAGCTTCCGGGAGGCTTTCTGGCCCCTGCTGATGCCAGTCATCATCCTGTCCGGGATCTATGGCGGCGTCTTCACGCCGACCGAGGCGGCCATCGTCGCGGTGCTTTACGGCCTCATCGTCGGCATGGCCTACCGGGAGCTGACCTTCGCCGATCTGCTCCGGGCTTTCAGGCGCGCGGTGATCTCCTCCGCGGTTGTCATGTTCATCATGAACTGCGCCGGTGTCTTCGCCTGGCTGATCACCATCAACCAGATCCCGCAGAGCATCTCGGCATACCTCGCCGAGACGGCCGGCAACCCCGTTTTCTATCTGCTGCTGGTGAACATCTTCCTGCTGTTCGTCGGCTGTATCATGAACGCGGCTGCGGCGATCGTGATCTTCACCTCGATCCTTTATCCCGCCGCGATGAGTTTCGGCATCGATCCGGTGCTGTTCGGCATCGTGATGGCGGTTAATCTCAGCATCGGCACGGTGACCCCGCCGCTCGGCGTCGACCTTTTCATCGCCTCCGCGGTGACCAAGGTCTCGATCGAGCGCATCGTGGTGATGATCTGGCCCTACATTCTGGTGCTGATCGCCGACCTGCTGCTGATCACCTACGTGCCGCCGATCTCTACCTTCCTCGTCCAGATTTTCCGCTAG
- a CDS encoding NADP-dependent isocitrate dehydrogenase — MAKIKVKNPIVELDGDEMTRIIWEMIKDKLILPYLDVDLKYYDLGMQKRDETDDQITIDSANAIKEYGVGVKCATITPDEARVEEFGLKKMWRSPNGTIRNILGGTVFRQPIICNNVPRLVPGWTQPIVIGRHAFGDQYRATDMVVKGPGKLTMTFQPADGGEPITHEVFDFPGGGVAMSMYNLDDSIRGFARACMNYGLDLGWPVYLSTKNTILKAYDGRFKDLFQEVFDDEFKSKFEAKGIIYEHRLIDDMVAAAMKWSGGFVWACKNYDGDVQSDTVAQGFGSLGLMTSVLMTPDGKTVEAEAAHGTVTRHYRQHQQGKETSTNPIASIFAWTRGLSYRAKFDETPEVLKFAETLEKVCVDTVEDGDMTKDLALLISPDQPWLTTQQFLSKLDENLQKAMS, encoded by the coding sequence ATGGCCAAGATCAAGGTCAAGAATCCTATCGTCGAGCTCGACGGTGACGAGATGACGCGGATCATCTGGGAGATGATCAAGGACAAGCTCATCCTCCCGTACCTCGATGTCGATCTCAAATACTACGACCTCGGCATGCAGAAGCGCGATGAGACGGATGACCAGATCACCATCGACTCCGCGAACGCGATCAAGGAATACGGCGTCGGCGTCAAATGCGCGACCATCACGCCGGACGAGGCCCGCGTCGAGGAATTCGGCCTGAAGAAGATGTGGCGCTCGCCGAACGGCACGATCCGCAACATCCTCGGCGGCACCGTGTTCCGCCAGCCGATCATCTGCAACAACGTCCCGCGCCTGGTGCCGGGCTGGACCCAGCCGATCGTCATCGGCCGTCACGCCTTCGGCGACCAGTACCGCGCCACCGACATGGTGGTGAAGGGCCCGGGCAAGCTGACCATGACCTTCCAGCCGGCCGACGGCGGCGAGCCGATCACCCACGAGGTGTTCGATTTCCCGGGCGGCGGCGTGGCGATGTCCATGTACAACCTCGACGATTCCATCCGCGGTTTCGCCCGGGCCTGCATGAACTACGGTCTCGACCTCGGCTGGCCGGTCTATCTCTCGACCAAGAACACCATCCTCAAGGCCTACGACGGCCGCTTCAAGGACCTGTTCCAGGAAGTCTTCGACGATGAGTTCAAGTCCAAGTTCGAAGCCAAAGGCATCATCTACGAGCACCGCCTGATCGACGACATGGTCGCGGCCGCGATGAAGTGGTCCGGCGGTTTCGTCTGGGCCTGTAAGAACTATGACGGCGACGTGCAGTCCGACACCGTGGCGCAGGGCTTCGGCTCGCTCGGCCTGATGACCTCCGTGCTGATGACCCCGGACGGGAAGACGGTCGAGGCGGAAGCCGCCCACGGCACCGTCACCCGTCACTACCGCCAGCACCAGCAGGGCAAGGAAACCTCGACCAACCCGATCGCCTCGATCTTCGCCTGGACCCGCGGCCTTTCCTACCGCGCCAAGTTCGACGAGACGCCGGAAGTGCTGAAGTTCGCCGAGACCCTGGAAAAGGTCTGCGTCGACACCGTCGAGGACGGCGACATGACCAAGGATCTGGCGCTGCTGATCAGCCCGGACCAGCCTTGGCTCACCACCCAGCAGTTCCTGTCCAAGCTGGACGAGAACCTGCAGAAGGCGATGAGCTGA